actacattctatggttagattacgaataccgaatatcacccctttttagcatggtaacctaagaattggggaaatcatccctaattgacgcgaatcctaaagatagatctattgggcctaacaaaccccatccgggttacggatgctttggtacttcgatttttatatcaTACAGATGAGATTTCCTGTTTcgatgggggatattctatatgcatcttgttaatgtaggttaccaggtgttcaccatatgaatgatttttattacaGTTGAGCACTTCTGTATATTGTttacgaaaatgaaatcttgtggtctattatcacgatttatgatataggttaaacctataactcaccaatatttttattgacattttaagcatgtttattatcaggtgattattaaaagacttccactgttgcatgctatttaaagacaagatttggagtcagcatgcttgtatgataatgtttaaaaactgcattcagaaacactttgttgtaacatattattattattcattatgtagtggtcgtgtgtaaacgtaatattttagattatcattgattgataatcaacgttgtgtcctttaaacctttatcgaataaataaaggttatggtttgttttaaaaatgagtgcacgctttgaaaaatgtctcatttagaggtcaaaacctcgcaatgacaccaattaacatgaaatgtttataatcgatatgaacggggcatttcagttggtatcagagcgttggtcttagagaactagaaatttacattaatgtgtctaaccgagtttgttaggatgcattagtgagtctggacttcgatcgtgtctgtttttttaaaaatgattgcttaacaaattttgttggaaactatatatgcttaacatgtaaatattatgtgatatattaatctgttaatatgcttgctattatgtgttagatgacttcatccgatcacgcTAGGCTATCAAATGACTCCGATTATAGTAGTCATTCAAGCGACTCAGATATTGAgtcaaaatcttcaaccaatgtaccaaagttaaaaatggtcgatggtgtctcagctgaggaagaaaaatattgggaagactcCAAATTCCCTAAGGAACCGAAagagaatcccgatgaggattccgatgaagtgatAAAAATTACATCGACTCAGTTTAATAAAAAGAAAAGGGGGAAATCTCCATCTATCAAGatagagaaacccgatcccaaGCCCGATGGACCATTAGTTATCAGGAATAACCCTGACCGttcataccgtaaacacccgtatcacTTAAACTTTAATTATCAACCTGGAACATCTCAGAGACTAGGTCCTTCTGAAAAGGGTGTgaaaatgactgctcgtattagggaCGGTATGGGTATCGGTAAGAAATTAGCAGAACGAACTAAGTCAGAAGAGAAAGAAACTAGTGAGTCCGATTGAAGAGTTCGCAGTTAATAAGTCTTACCATGccttgtaatatatgtattatagcgtGCTTGTGTTTCTATGCTATATGTTAAAATTGCTTGTTATGGCTTGTTATTTACCATCATCTTCTTCTATAGATCTAAGCATAATTTTCGTCTCTTTTACAGTTTAAAACGAATTACAAAAATGGATGTtagggatagacaaccgaatattttagaggaTCTACCACAGGATATGATTGTTGAAATCTTATCTAAAGTTGGTCAAGATTCATCGGCCCAATTATTTATGGTGAAGTCGGTTTGTAAAGCATTTGATACGCATTCCGAGCATGCTTTGGTTTATGAAAGGCTTTCCTTTGACAGGTGGTGTATCTCACCTTGGGGAGATCATAAGTTGGTCCGTATTTTCTTTATGGCTACATATTATGGAAACCCTAATGCGTTTTTTTGCTATGGTTTAAGGACTTATTTCGATTCTATATACCCCGATATAGGACTTCATTATTTAGAAAAAGCTTCAAATATGCAATTAAAAGAAGCATGTTACGTTTATAGGTTAattatgtttgcttctcaccaaactgagaaaaagaacatcgggataCAACTTCTTAATAGAACATTTCCACTAGTAACGGATTT
The window above is part of the Rutidosis leptorrhynchoides isolate AG116_Rl617_1_P2 chromosome 1, CSIRO_AGI_Rlap_v1, whole genome shotgun sequence genome. Proteins encoded here:
- the LOC139895520 gene encoding F-box protein At2g35280-like, giving the protein MDVRDRQPNILEDLPQDMIVEILSKVGQDSSAQLFMVKSVCKAFDTHSEHALVYERLSFDRWCISPWGDHKLVRIFFMATYYGNPNAFFCYGLRTYFDSIYPDIGLHYLEKASNMQLKEACYVYRLIMFASHQTEKKNIGIQLLNRTFPLVTDLVVKEMAPTTRQTLNMNEEEFRNFLAISIAVV